The following coding sequences are from one Nonlabens arenilitoris window:
- the gldI gene encoding gliding motility-associated peptidyl-prolyl isomerase GldI, which produces MKKHLATPLFKVLLALLILITYSCKTPEPRKPISRTTSSTTELSIENNKQIYAAEEAAIEKIIAGLDKKFERSTHGFYYAFTQKDSIEGKTPVFGDRVTFEYNVIALNGDTIYHKEELSPITKSMEQEYGIFRGMRDALKLMQTGEEATFYFPSYTGYGYYGDQDRIGTNVPFKSDVKLLGINIEE; this is translated from the coding sequence ATGAAAAAGCACTTAGCGACACCATTATTTAAAGTTTTACTGGCACTATTAATACTAATTACCTATAGTTGTAAAACACCAGAGCCTCGTAAACCTATAAGTCGCACGACCAGTTCTACAACAGAACTGTCTATAGAAAACAATAAACAAATCTATGCTGCTGAAGAAGCAGCAATTGAAAAAATCATCGCTGGATTAGATAAAAAGTTTGAGCGATCAACTCATGGCTTTTACTATGCTTTTACACAAAAAGATAGTATTGAAGGTAAGACGCCCGTTTTTGGTGATCGTGTAACCTTTGAATACAATGTTATTGCACTTAATGGAGACACAATCTATCATAAAGAAGAACTATCTCCTATCACTAAAAGTATGGAGCAAGAATATGGAATCTTTCGCGGTATGCGAGACGCTTTAAAACTAATGCAAACCGGTGAAGAGGCTACTTTTTATTTTCCATCCTATACAGGTTATGGATATTATGGAGACCAGGACCGCATCGGGACTAACGTTCCCTTTAAAAGTGATGTCAAATTACTGGGTATTAATATAGAAGAATAA